One genomic segment of Mastomys coucha isolate ucsf_1 unplaced genomic scaffold, UCSF_Mcou_1 pScaffold22, whole genome shotgun sequence includes these proteins:
- the LOC116070192 gene encoding 40S ribosomal protein S2-like, whose translation MTPVQRKVPEDPGAREGKAEDKEWITKLGRLVKDMKIKSLEEIYLFSLPIKESEIIDFFLGASQKDEILKIMPVQKQTRAGQRTRFKAFVAIGDYNGHAGLSVKCSKEVATAIRGAIILAKLSIVPLRRGYWGNKTGKPHTVPCKVKGRCGSVLVRLIPAPRSTGIVSAPVPKKLLMMAGIDDYYTSARGCTATLGNFAKATFDAISKTYSYLTLPPPDFWKETVFTKSPYQEFADHLVKTHTKVSVQRTQAPAVATT comes from the exons ATGACGCCCGTGCAGCGGAAGGTCCCGGAGGACCC TGGAGCTCGCGAaggtaaagctgaagacaaggagtGGATCACCAAGCTGGGCCGActggttaaggacatgaagatAAAGTCTTTGGAGGAAAtctacctgttctccctgcccattaaggagtctgagatcattGACTTTTTCCTGGGTGCATCCCAAAAGGATGAGATTCTGAAAATCAtgccagtgcagaagcagactCGGGCTGGCCAGCGGACCAGGTTCAAGGCATTCGTAGCTATTGGGGACTACAATGGTCACGCTGGTCTTAGTGTTAAGTGCTCCAAGGAGGTTGCCACTGCCATTCGAGGggccatcatcttggccaagCTTTCCATCGTCCCTCTGCGGAGAGGCTACTGGGGAAACAAGACTGGCAAGCCCCACactgttccatgcaaggtgaAAGGCCGCTGTGGGTCTGTGCTGGTGCgtctcatccctgcccccagaagcactggcattgtctctgctcctgtgcccaagaagctcCTGATGATGGCCGGTATAGATGACTActacacttcagccagaggctgcactgccacactgggcaactttgccaaggccacctttgatgctatctccaagacctacagctacttgaccctccccccccccgacttctggaaagagactgtattcaccaagtctccttaccaggaattcgctgatcatcttgtgaaaacccacaccaaagtctctgttcagaggacccaggctccagctgtggctaccacatga